A genomic region of Anas acuta chromosome 1, bAnaAcu1.1, whole genome shotgun sequence contains the following coding sequences:
- the LOC137849361 gene encoding histone H2B 1/2/3/4/6, which produces MPEPAKSAPAPKKGSKKAVTKTQKKGDKKRKKSRKESYSIYVYKVLKQVHPDTGISSKAMGIMNSFVNDIFERIAGEASRLAHYNKRSTITSREIQTAVRLLLPGELAKHAVSEGTKAVTKYTSSK; this is translated from the coding sequence ATGCCTGAGCCGGCCAAGTCTGCTCCCGCCCCCAAGAAGGGCTCCAAGAAAGCCGTCACCAAGACCCAGAAGAAGGGCGACAAGAAGCGCAAGAAGAGCCGCAAGGAGAGCTACTCGATCTACGTGTACAAGGTGCTGAAGCAGGTGCACCCCGACACGGGTATCTCGTCCAAGGCCATGGGCATCATGAACTCCTTCGTCAACGACATCTTCGAGCGCATCGCCGGCGAGGCGTCGCGCCTGGCGCACTACAACAAGCGCTCGACCATCACCTCGCGGGAGATCCAGACGGCCgtgcggctgctgctgcccggcgAGCTGGCCAAGCACGCCGTGTCCGAGGGCACCAAGGCGGTCACCAAGTACACCAGCTCCAAGTAG
- the H4C16 gene encoding histone H4 codes for MSGRGKGGKGLGKGGAKRHRKVLRDNIQGITKPAIRRLARRGGVKRISGLIYEETRGVLKVFLENVIRDAVTYTEHAKRKTVTAMDVVYALKRQGRTLYGFGG; via the coding sequence ATGTCCGGCAGAGGCAAGGGCGGGAAGGGGCTCGGCAAGGGGGGTGCCAAGCGGCACCGCAAGGTGCTGCGCGACAACATCCAGGGCATCACCAAGCCGGCCATCCGGCGCCtggcgcggcgcggcggcgtCAAGCGCATCTCGGGGCTCATCTACGAGGAGACGCGCGGCGTGCTCAAGGTCTTCCTGGAGAACGTGATCCGCGACGCCGTCACCTACACCGAGCACGCCAAGCGCAAGACGGTCACGGCCATGGACGTGGTCTACGCCCTCAAGCGCCAGGGACGCACCCTCTACGGCTTCGGCGGCTAA
- the LOC137849359 gene encoding histone H3: MARTKQTARKSTGGKAPRKQLATKAARKSAPATGGVKKPHRYRPGTVALREIRRYQKSTELLIRKLPFQRLVREIAQDFKTDLRFQSSAVMALQEASEAYLVGLFEDTNLCAIHAKRVTIMPKDIQLARRIRGERA; this comes from the coding sequence ATGGCGCGCACGAAGCAGACGGCGCGTAAGTCGACGGGCGGGAAGGCGCCCCGCAAGCAGCTGGCCACCAAGGCGGCCCGCAAGAGCGCGCCGGCCACGGGCGGCGTGAAGAAGCCGCACCGCTACCGGCCCGGCACGGTGGCGCTGCGCGAGATCCGCCGCTACCAGAAGTCGACGGAGCTGCTGATCCGCAAGCTGCCCTTCCAGCGGCTGGTGCGCGAGATCGCGCAGGACTTCAAGACCGACCTGCGCTTCCAGAGCTCGGCCGTGATGGCGCTGCAGGAGGCGAGCGAGGCCTACCTGGTGGGGCTCTTCGAGGACACCAACCTGTGCGCCATCCACGCCAAGCGCGTCACCATCATGCCCAAGGACATCCAGCTCGCCCGCCGCATCCGCGGGGAGCGCGCCTGA